One Nocardiopsis gilva YIM 90087 genomic window, CGCCGCGTCGAAGAGGTCGTGGGCAACGAGTGGTGGACGCAAGGGCGAACGCGGGTACGGCGGCTATGGCGGGAACGGAAGAAACCGATCATCGCGGCGGTGATCGTGCTGCTGATCCTGGTTCCGGCCCCGTTCGCCTGGATCACCCTGTCCACGCAGGACCGCAGGGCCGGGGTGGAGGACGTTCCCCAACGGCCCGTGGCGCTCGTGCTGGGCGCCGGGCTGAGCGCCGAGGGGCGGCCGACCACGCTGCTGCGACGGCGGCTGGACATCGCCGCCGACCTGTATCTGCGCGAGAAGGTCGACGCGGTGCTGGTCAGCGGCGACAACAGCTTCGACACCTACAACGAGACCGACGCCATGCGCGAATACCTGGTCGCGGCCGGGGTTCCGGACGCGAAGATCGCCGGTGACTACGCGGGGTTCAGCACCTGGGAGTCGTGCGTGCGGGCGCACGAGATCTTCGGGGTGGAGGCGGCGACGGTCGTCACCCAGGAGTTTCACCTGGCGCGGGCCGTCAGCCTGTGCGAGGCGGCGGGGATCGATATCCAGGGGGTCGGTGACCCGAGCATGCGGATCCGCACGACCGCCACGGTCTACGGCTACGTGCGGGAGGTGCCCGCCGCCTTCAAGGCGGTGATCGACGCACTGTGGCAGCCGGATCCGACCTTCCTCGGCCCGAAGGAGACGGGCGTCGAGGAGGCGCTGGGCGCGCCTCGCTGATCAGCTCGTGCCGTGCCGGCCCGGGTCCCGGGGTCGGCACGGCACAGCCCGGTTTGCTGGCGTCAGCGGTCGGATCCTCCGCCGAACAGCCGACGGAACAGCCCGCCCTCGGGGGAGGCGCTCGGCCCGGACGGACCGGGCCGCGGCTCCTCTGCTTCGGCGGCCGTTTCCTCGGCCTCGCCCTCGGTGTCGTCCTCGACTCCGGCGAAGGCGAGGAAGTCGGCGCGCTCGGTCGGCAGTCCCCAGGCGTCCAGGGTGTCGACGAGCTCGCCGCCCTCCCAGGCTGCGGCCGGGAGTTCGGCGATCGCCCACAGCACCTTCAGCTGGTCCTCGCTGAGGTCAGCGGTGTCGTCGTGCGCGGTCTCCGCATCCGCCTGCCGGACACGGGGGCCGAAGACCATCTCCAGCGATGCGCCGATGACAGCGGCGCGGGAGTCGCCCTCACTGTGGGCGAGCACGTCCGGCAGCATCTCCAGGCGCGCGGTCGCGGTCCTGGCGCCACCGCGGCCCAGTGCGAGGAAGCCCAGGACCTCCGGCTCGGTCCGCCCGCAGTGCGGCCAGGAGTCGCCGAACAGGCCGTGGTAGCCCATGCGGGTCCGGCCGCCCTCGTCGATCCGGGACAGCGCCTCGGCGGGCGTCTTCTCGCCGTGGACCGTCGCCATGGCCACGGCCGCGGCGAAGGAGTTGTAGAGGTGACCGGAGGACATGGCGTGGGTCAGCGTGACGGTCACCGAGGGGTCGTCGGCCGGGGCGAGCATGCCCAGCGCGAACAGCTCCGCGGAGTCGATCTCGGCCCGGGGCGCGCCGGCTCCGGATTGGGCCGGGAGCGGGGTCAGTGCCTTCTCCAGTCGGCTCCGGACGCCCTCGGCCGCCTCGGGGACGAACGCGAGGACGTAGGAGGCCCATTCTGCGGGAGCCTCCAACTCCCGGCGGTTCGACTCGCCGTCGAGCAGGCCGAGCAGGTCCTCGACACGTTCGCGCACCGTGTCGTGCACGGCGAGTTCGGCCTGGAGCAGCGCGGGGCCGTTGTCGCGGCCGATGGCGTCGAGGCGGTGGCGCATCCGCCGGTACTGCTGCTCGTCGGGGGCCTCCTGCAGCCAGGCGGCGTACTGCTCGCGCACCTTGTCGAGGTCGGTGCTGGCCGCCCACGCGACCTCGTCCCGCCACAGTGCGACGTCGACGCGGTCGGGTACGAGGGTCGTGGCGGCCGGGACGAGCAGCTCCAGCAGCAGGCTCAGCGGGCGCCACCGCAGCAGGGAGGGGGTCAAGGACGCGCAGGCGATGTCGATCAGGAAACCCGCGACCGCCGGGGCGGCCGTGTAGCCGGGGCCGGGGAAGCGGACGATGTCGTACAGGGTCGACAGGCTTTCCCCGGGACCGGTCGTGGTGTCGTCACCGGCGGCGATCTTGCGGAGAAGGGCGGGGATCTCGTCCCCGCGCGTGGGCGCGAGGGCGCGCCAGTCGATGTCGTCCACTCCCCGCAGGGGGCCGTTGTTCGTCGTCGCTTCCATGGTCAGCCATTATCGCGGCACATGGCGCCGCGTCGACACGCCCCTCGGCTCGGCGCGTCCCCTGCGTTGATCTCGGGGATATCGACCGAATTCGCGGCGGAATAAGGTCGATATCGCCGAGATCAACGCAGAAGGGGCGGGTCAGGACAACGCGGAGCGGAGGTCGTCGACCGGCGGATCCTCCTTCAGGGGCGCCGGGCGAAGGACGGCATCGCGCACGGCCTTCGCGTTCGCACCCAGCTCGCGCGCGTAGCCGAGGACGACGGAGCGCGTCCTCCCGCCCACCCTCGGGTCGCCCACACCCACGGCGTCGATGCCCGCCGCCCGGCACAGCGCCACCGCGCGGGGCAGGTGGAAGGACTGGGTGACGATGATGGCGCTGTCCACGCCGTAGGTGGCGCGCGCCCGGATGCAGGTGTCCCAGGTGCGGTAGCCGTGCGGGTCGGCGACGATCGACGCAGTGGGGACGCCGCGGTCGACGAGGTAGTCGGTCATGGCGTCGGTCTCGAAGTTGGACAGCGCCCGGTTGTCTCCGGAGACCAGGATCGCGCGGACCTTCCCGCTGTGGAACAGGCGGGCCGACAGGTCCAGGCGGCGGGCCAGCAGGGGACAGGGGCCGCTCGGCCACACCGCGGCTCCCAGCACGATGGCGACCGTGCGCGTCGGCGCTCCCTCGGTGTCGAATCTGCGGCGCGCGGTGGCCAGGAGGGCCCATGCCGTCGGAGCCACCGCCAGCGCCACCCCCGCACCTGCGACCGCCGTCCACAGTCCCGGATCCACGCGCATATCCCCTTTGTCTCACGGGCCGCCTCGGCCCACCGAGCCCGACCCTAGCGTCCCCTATCGACATCCGCAGCGCCGATGTGAGGATCGTTTGGCGTGCGGGCCGAGAGTGGTCGGGAAGGGCCGGTGGAGGTCCTCGTCACACGCGCGTGCCCGGCTCTCCGATGACGTCGTCTCCGTCGGTGACCGCGGTGTCGGTGGCCTCCGGCTTTGCGAGCGACGGCCAGTTTCCGCGTCCTTGCCGGAAGATCTGGCGCAGCAGCCCGTAGGCCTTCAGCCGGCGGGGGTTCACCCCCTGCCGCTCCGCCTGGCGCAGGGCGTCGCGCAGGGGGTGGACGGCCTCCTGGGTGTTGCCGGTTTCGTAGAGGATCTCGCCGAGGAGCTCCTGGGCGGCGATCCGGTTGCTCGTGGTGGGCAGCCGCTGGTAGTGCTCGCAGGCGAGCTGGGCGTCGTCCTGCGCGTAGCGGGCATGGCCTGCCCGGTACAGGGCATGGGCGGTCATCCAGTGGGCGCGGGCGTGCCACAGGTCGTCGCCGAGCTCGCGCATGCCCTCAGCGGCGTTCCGCATCGTCCCCATGACGGCGTCCGGGCCGTAGCCGGCGCGCAGCTGGGCCCGCCCCAGGGCCAGGCGGGTGCGGTGCGTGCCCCAGACGTCGCCCATGTTTTGCAGCAGCTCGATCGCCTGTTCCAGGAGTTCGATGCGCTGCTGGGGCGACCATGCCGAGCGGGCGGCGGCCGCGCGGCGCAGGCCGACGCGCCGCTGCGTGGGCGGAGTGCCGAACTCCTCCTCGCGCACCTCGTAGTACTCCCCGAGCAGGAGGCGGGCGGGGCGCTGGTGTTCGGCGATCGATGGGCGCTTTCGGCGTCCGAAGCGCGAGATCCTGCTCTCGGCGCGCGCCGGGTTGAAGGCCAGGTCGCACTGCTCGTACTGGGCGTCCAGCACGTCGGAGTCCAGTTCTCCCATGCCACGCAGACAACGGGCCGCGTACCACCACTCGCCGCCGCGTTCGAAGCACTGCCGCACTTCGGTGAGCATGTACCAGGCGTTGAGCTGGCGCCCGCGCGCCGCGAGCACCTCCGCCAGGGTGATCCGCGCCCGGTTGAACTGCTCCCAGTCGCCCTCGGTACGGAAGATCACGCAGGCGAGGCGGAGCAGGGCTTGGGCGCGGCGCAGACGGCCCTGCTGGGCATAGACCTCGGCCAGTTCGCACATGGCGCGGGCGCGCCACCAGAGCAGACCGACGTCGGTGAACATGCGCTCGGCGTTCTCCAGGGCCTCCTGGGCGCCGTCGAGGTCGCCGCCGCGCTGGAGGTTGACGCCGAGTGCGCGCCAGGCTCGGGCCTGCCAGCGCGGGTCGGGGGTGGCGGGCTCGTCGAAGACGAGCTGCGCGGTCTGCGCGAATTCGATGCCGCGCTGGTAGTCGCCCTGGGCCCGGAGGGATTCGGCGCGGTCGAGCAGGGCCATGCCGCTCGCGCGCCGGTCGCCGAGGGCGATGGCCATGTGGAACTCGACCCGGGTGGCCACCTCCCAGTCCTCGAAGAACAAGCGCCAGGTCTGGCACAGCGCGGCGAAGGCTTGGGTGAGGCGCCATCCCAGTTCCGGGAAGCGGTACTCCTCGGCGAGGAGGAAGCACGTCATGAGCGACTCCCGCTCTTGGGCCAACCACTGGCGGGGACGGCCGGGCATGGCGAGGCGCAGGGCGGTGGGCGGGGTGATCTCGGGGAAGGGGACCTGGTCGTAGCGCTCGTAGGCGGGGGTGACCTGGGCGCGCGCCCCCTCCAGGAACCACGTGTAGGCGGAGAGGAGGCGCCCGATGGCGGCCCGGGCCGCCGGTTCCTGCCAGCCGACGCATTCAAGGGCCGGGAGGCCGAAGTCGCGCGGGTCAAGGAGGCGCAGGGTGTCGCGGACGAGGTCGTGGAGCCGGTAGGTCTGCTCGCCGCCCACGGTGTACTCACCGGGCAGGACGAGGAAGCGGCGACGCAGTTCGTCGATCAGGTCCTGGGCGGTTTCGCGCGGGACGCCGAGCAGGGCGGCGGCGGTCCAGTCGGAGAACTTCTCCAGATCTGCGTCTGCGACGCGCTTGAGGAGCAGGCGCTCGCGGCGCTGGCAAAGCTGGAGGCTGAAGGCGAAGGAGGAGGCGAAGCCGTTGGGGCCGTGCAGCAGCGGGGCGTTGTCGAGTTTGTCGAGCTCCCGCAGCAGATCCTCGGGGCTCGGGTCGGCCAGCTCGGCCAGTCGGCCGCCGCACAGGCGGATGGCCAGCGGGAGGCCGCAGCAGCGGCGGACGATATCGGAGCGACGCTCGCGGTCGGCCTCGCGCTGCTCCAACGTGCCGCGGCGGCCCGCTGGGGCGAGCTTGTCCAGCAGCTCCTCGCCCTTCTCCTGCGGGAGGCCGTCGAGTTCGCACGGCTCGTACTCGAAGGTGGCGTCGCCGAAGGCCCGGCGGGCGGTGACGAGCACGGCACAGCGCGCCCCGCTGGGCAGCAGGGGTTCGACCTGCCCGGCGTCCTTGGCGTTGTCAAGGACGACGAGCAGGCGCTTGTGGTGGGTGAGCGACCGCCAAGCGGCACTGAGTTCACGCAGCGGCGCTCCCGTGCGCGGGGCGCCCTGCAAGGACTCCAGCAGCACCTCCAGCACCTTCTCGGGACGGCGGGGCGCGCGACGCGGAAGGGCGACGCGGAGCTGTCCGCGGGTGGTGGTGGCGCGGTCGATGAGGCGCTGCGCGAACTCGCGGAACCGCTCCCGGGCGTTGCGGGGCTGGCTCGGGTCCTCCGCCTCCAGGTCGCTGTCCAGTCCGCGGTCGCCGGAGAGCGACACCCAGCGCACACCGTCGGGAAAGCGGTCGGCGACCTCGTGGGCGATCTGGGTGACCAGCTGGGACTTGCCGGTCCCGGGCGGGCCGGTGACGACCATGACCAGCGGGGACAGCCGCGATCTCCGGTCGCTGAGCCAGCTGGGCCGGTCCAGGAGGCGCCGTAGTCCGCTGCGCGGAAAGCGGGCGAACCGGCGGCGCATGTGCGCCATAAGGACCTCGTGGCCGGTGAAGTGCCTGCTGTAGGGCGGCAGCTCAACGAGGGGCGGTGCGCCCCGGGCTGCCGTCGGGAACCTCGCCCGCTGGACGGCGCGCATCTGCGGGTCCATGAGGAGCGTCATGGTGGCGGTGCCCAGGGCACCGATGACGGACAGCGTCCACATCAGCGGCCGGGGAAGCCCCTGCATCAGGTCCGGGGTCATCTGCAGGAGGAGAGCGGCGGCGAGCAGGACCAGCGGCACGCCGATGCCCAGTGTGGGGCGCGCGACCGTGCTCCGCGACGA contains:
- a CDS encoding SanA/YdcF family protein, coding for MIVLLILVPAPFAWITLSTQDRRAGVEDVPQRPVALVLGAGLSAEGRPTTLLRRRLDIAADLYLREKVDAVLVSGDNSFDTYNETDAMREYLVAAGVPDAKIAGDYAGFSTWESCVRAHEIFGVEAATVVTQEFHLARAVSLCEAAGIDIQGVGDPSMRIRTTATVYGYVREVPAAFKAVIDALWQPDPTFLGPKETGVEEALGAPR
- a CDS encoding SanA/YdcF family protein; protein product: MRVDPGLWTAVAGAGVALAVAPTAWALLATARRRFDTEGAPTRTVAIVLGAAVWPSGPCPLLARRLDLSARLFHSGKVRAILVSGDNRALSNFETDAMTDYLVDRGVPTASIVADPHGYRTWDTCIRARATYGVDSAIIVTQSFHLPRAVALCRAAGIDAVGVGDPRVGGRTRSVVLGYARELGANAKAVRDAVLRPAPLKEDPPVDDLRSALS
- a CDS encoding tetratricopeptide repeat protein; translated protein: MSGEMAPGGPYPENRSSRSTVARPTLGIGVPLVLLAAALLLQMTPDLMQGLPRPLMWTLSVIGALGTATMTLLMDPQMRAVQRARFPTAARGAPPLVELPPYSRHFTGHEVLMAHMRRRFARFPRSGLRRLLDRPSWLSDRRSRLSPLVMVVTGPPGTGKSQLVTQIAHEVADRFPDGVRWVSLSGDRGLDSDLEAEDPSQPRNARERFREFAQRLIDRATTTRGQLRVALPRRAPRRPEKVLEVLLESLQGAPRTGAPLRELSAAWRSLTHHKRLLVVLDNAKDAGQVEPLLPSGARCAVLVTARRAFGDATFEYEPCELDGLPQEKGEELLDKLAPAGRRGTLEQREADRERRSDIVRRCCGLPLAIRLCGGRLAELADPSPEDLLRELDKLDNAPLLHGPNGFASSFAFSLQLCQRRERLLLKRVADADLEKFSDWTAAALLGVPRETAQDLIDELRRRFLVLPGEYTVGGEQTYRLHDLVRDTLRLLDPRDFGLPALECVGWQEPAARAAIGRLLSAYTWFLEGARAQVTPAYERYDQVPFPEITPPTALRLAMPGRPRQWLAQERESLMTCFLLAEEYRFPELGWRLTQAFAALCQTWRLFFEDWEVATRVEFHMAIALGDRRASGMALLDRAESLRAQGDYQRGIEFAQTAQLVFDEPATPDPRWQARAWRALGVNLQRGGDLDGAQEALENAERMFTDVGLLWWRARAMCELAEVYAQQGRLRRAQALLRLACVIFRTEGDWEQFNRARITLAEVLAARGRQLNAWYMLTEVRQCFERGGEWWYAARCLRGMGELDSDVLDAQYEQCDLAFNPARAESRISRFGRRKRPSIAEHQRPARLLLGEYYEVREEEFGTPPTQRRVGLRRAAAARSAWSPQQRIELLEQAIELLQNMGDVWGTHRTRLALGRAQLRAGYGPDAVMGTMRNAAEGMRELGDDLWHARAHWMTAHALYRAGHARYAQDDAQLACEHYQRLPTTSNRIAAQELLGEILYETGNTQEAVHPLRDALRQAERQGVNPRRLKAYGLLRQIFRQGRGNWPSLAKPEATDTAVTDGDDVIGEPGTRV